One genomic region from Culicoidibacter larvae encodes:
- a CDS encoding helix-turn-helix domain-containing protein, whose translation MIDLNQVLTFSEAAEKWGLADGSAIRKAVERNKFQAGEIKKSGQVWLTTYSAMSRVFGEPKISTLKIDRRHFFNLITTRDNSLEVRTQLETMQQEVLQAFADHKKVMIVEYKKDKEQILYLFTNVEEFNFWIALHEKSTKNK comes from the coding sequence ATGATCGATTTAAACCAAGTACTTACCTTTAGCGAAGCCGCGGAGAAATGGGGCCTCGCTGATGGCAGCGCCATCCGCAAGGCAGTAGAAAGAAATAAGTTTCAAGCTGGTGAAATAAAGAAAAGCGGCCAAGTTTGGTTGACAACTTACTCGGCCATGAGTCGGGTATTTGGTGAACCTAAAATCAGTACTTTAAAAATTGATCGCCGGCATTTCTTCAACCTGATTACAACCCGGGATAATTCTCTCGAAGTTCGCACTCAATTAGAGACTATGCAACAAGAAGTTTTGCAAGCCTTTGCCGATCACAAAAAAGTAATGATTGTTGAATATAAAAAAGATAAAGAACAAATTCTCTATCTGTTTACTAATGTCGAAGAATTCAACTTCTGGATTGCCCTACATGAAAAAAGCACTAAAAATAAATAA
- a CDS encoding helix-turn-helix domain-containing protein, protein MKDYLSELEKLNIGEAFKEIRQNKGLTQSDVTPPHSTQSMISQIENENRRSYFTTFLYILHRINMSFDEFMYIINDYQLTSKAKLRQEIRIANHNFNIADLKKAYIKCEQYIENEHDVDIVVQMNKILTSICVLERDYDQAIIHSLDTWAYLQSLDEWYFEELALFLSIMASLPRERVEKTSQYALKRIKLYTDLYPDSEIEHKYLSNLAELYLREKSYEKALNYSTQAIELCLRTNKFLVLGDSYIKSGVSLIKLNREDEGYRYIDDGFEMHRLIKKDKLANHWLEELENLHDIKYPR, encoded by the coding sequence ATGAAAGATTATCTCTCAGAGCTAGAAAAACTTAATATTGGCGAAGCTTTTAAGGAAATTCGTCAAAATAAAGGGTTAACACAAAGTGATGTAACACCACCCCACTCTACTCAAAGTATGATCAGTCAAATTGAGAATGAAAATAGACGATCTTACTTTACCACTTTTTTATATATTCTTCATCGCATTAATATGTCTTTTGATGAGTTCATGTATATTATTAATGATTACCAATTAACAAGCAAAGCTAAACTTAGGCAGGAAATCCGTATTGCTAATCACAACTTTAATATTGCTGACTTAAAAAAGGCCTATATCAAATGTGAACAATACATTGAAAATGAACATGATGTTGATATTGTCGTGCAAATGAATAAAATCCTCACTTCGATTTGTGTTTTAGAACGCGATTATGATCAAGCAATTATACATTCTTTAGATACATGGGCATATTTGCAGAGTCTAGATGAATGGTATTTTGAAGAATTAGCACTCTTCTTATCAATCATGGCTTCACTTCCAAGAGAACGTGTTGAGAAAACCAGTCAATATGCGCTGAAAAGAATTAAACTTTATACTGACCTATATCCTGACTCTGAAATTGAACATAAATATCTATCTAATCTCGCCGAGTTATATCTGCGCGAAAAAAGCTATGAAAAGGCTTTGAACTATAGTACTCAAGCAATCGAATTATGTTTGCGTACTAACAAGTTTTTAGTTCTTGGTGACTCTTACATTAAAAGTGGGGTTTCACTTATAAAACTTAACCGAGAAGATGAGGGTTATCGTTACATTGATGATGGCTTCGAAATGCATCGTTTAATTAAAAAAGATAAGTTAGCAAATCATTGGTTAGAAGAACTTGAAAACTTACACGACATCAAATACCCGAGATAA
- a CDS encoding cytidine deaminase, whose protein sequence is MDKQELVATARTVLKNAYVPYSKFPVGAAILMKDGKVITGVNVENVSFGATNCAERTAIFTAIAQGYTKDDFMAIAIAGDTEDYLPPCSICRQVFAEFFAPDMPVYLTNGQHEIKELTVLELLPFAFTTLDM, encoded by the coding sequence GTGGATAAACAAGAACTTGTTGCTACTGCACGCACAGTCTTAAAAAATGCCTATGTACCGTATTCAAAATTTCCGGTTGGTGCCGCTATTTTAATGAAAGATGGCAAAGTGATTACCGGAGTTAATGTCGAAAATGTTTCTTTTGGAGCAACCAATTGCGCTGAAAGAACAGCAATTTTTACCGCTATAGCTCAAGGATATACCAAAGATGATTTCATGGCCATTGCAATTGCTGGTGACACTGAGGATTATTTACCGCCTTGTAGCATTTGCCGTCAGGTATTTGCTGAGTTCTTTGCACCGGATATGCCAGTGTATTTAACCAATGGTCAACATGAAATTAAAGAGTTGACAGTACTTGAGTTACTGCCATTTGCTTTTACAACTTTAGATATGTAA
- a CDS encoding diacylglycerol kinase has product MLKILKRVSKSGSFAIAGIRATLRSEFMSRFYLAAYIIIIIAAIFSGFSLVKWAIVIVAGSGVLAFELINTGVEKAVDMYGEEHSELGAFAKDAAAGSVFLFAWSGILAIILLFIDQYIH; this is encoded by the coding sequence GTGCTGAAAATCTTAAAAAGAGTTAGCAAATCCGGGAGTTTTGCTATCGCCGGAATACGCGCTACCTTGCGCAGCGAGTTTATGTCTCGTTTTTATTTGGCGGCTTATATTATCATCATTATTGCAGCGATATTTAGTGGCTTTAGTTTAGTTAAATGGGCAATAGTTATTGTTGCTGGTTCAGGAGTGTTAGCCTTTGAATTAATCAATACCGGAGTTGAAAAGGCAGTGGATATGTATGGTGAAGAGCACTCGGAATTAGGCGCTTTTGCCAAGGATGCGGCTGCCGGAAGTGTTTTCCTCTTTGCATGGAGCGGAATTCTTGCTATAATCTTATTGTTCATTGATCAATATATTCATTAG
- the ybeY gene encoding rRNA maturation RNase YbeY, translating to MDIGFVNQTEENFDQLELFAMNILQNAANYMQLNGEVELGVILVDNAAIQEINRDYRGKDSATDVITFALEDEASIVMLEDMPRALGDIFVSVERAREQALEYGHSFEREFGFLLVHGFLHLLGYDHQNKEDEEVMFQLQEEILSAENLKKS from the coding sequence TTGGATATTGGGTTTGTCAATCAGACAGAAGAAAATTTTGATCAGCTTGAACTGTTTGCAATGAATATTTTGCAAAATGCAGCGAATTATATGCAATTGAATGGCGAGGTTGAATTAGGGGTTATTTTAGTTGATAATGCCGCTATTCAAGAAATCAATCGCGACTATCGTGGTAAGGACTCTGCTACCGATGTAATTACCTTTGCTTTAGAAGATGAAGCGAGTATTGTTATGCTGGAAGATATGCCAAGAGCACTTGGTGATATTTTCGTTTCAGTTGAACGGGCAAGAGAACAGGCGCTTGAATATGGACATAGTTTTGAGCGTGAGTTTGGGTTTTTACTTGTACATGGGTTTTTGCATCTGCTAGGGTATGATCACCAAAATAAAGAAGATGAAGAAGTGATGTTTCAATTACAGGAGGAGATTCTAAGTGCTGAAAATCTTAAAAAGAGTTAG
- a CDS encoding PhoH family protein, with protein sequence MSKQTKNVQLNFQTTEEAQQLFGANDRFLKLLSDHAGIELSARGTELRVSGDEVKVIAVQKTLQEILKRIQHGQDIQERDYLYFYDFITSKKEEQVDELYNYNIAKSARGKKLFAKSQTQQQYVEAINQEDLVFGVGPAGTGKTFLAVVCAVQALRNNQVKRIVLTRPALEAGENLGFLPGDMKEKVDPYLRPLYDGLYEMLGAEQTARLLERGVIEVAPLAFMRGRTLNESFVILDEAQNTTDEQMKMFLTRLGSSSKMVVTGDITQIDLPHNRTSGLKTALHLLRNVKGINITEFTNADVVRHPLVQRILEQYEKAEAKK encoded by the coding sequence TTGAGTAAACAGACGAAAAATGTTCAATTGAATTTTCAAACGACTGAGGAAGCCCAGCAATTGTTTGGTGCCAATGATAGATTCTTGAAGCTGCTGAGTGATCATGCTGGTATTGAGCTGAGTGCCCGTGGTACTGAATTACGTGTTAGCGGTGATGAAGTGAAAGTAATTGCAGTGCAGAAAACTTTGCAAGAGATTTTGAAACGAATTCAGCATGGTCAAGATATTCAAGAACGTGACTATTTATATTTTTATGATTTTATTACCAGTAAAAAAGAAGAGCAGGTTGATGAGCTCTATAATTATAATATTGCTAAATCAGCACGTGGCAAAAAGTTATTTGCTAAGTCGCAAACCCAGCAACAATATGTCGAAGCTATTAATCAAGAGGATTTAGTTTTTGGTGTTGGTCCGGCAGGAACCGGGAAGACATTTTTAGCTGTTGTTTGTGCAGTGCAGGCATTGCGAAACAATCAAGTGAAACGAATTGTTTTAACCCGGCCGGCACTTGAGGCTGGTGAGAACCTTGGTTTTTTGCCTGGGGATATGAAAGAGAAGGTTGATCCATATTTGCGTCCGCTTTATGACGGACTTTATGAGATGCTTGGTGCAGAGCAGACGGCACGTTTGCTTGAACGTGGTGTTATTGAAGTGGCGCCGCTAGCATTTATGCGTGGTAGAACATTGAATGAGTCATTCGTTATTTTAGATGAGGCACAAAATACAACTGATGAACAAATGAAAATGTTCTTAACCCGTTTAGGTTCGAGTTCAAAAATGGTAGTGACCGGTGATATCACACAGATAGACTTACCGCACAACCGCACTTCTGGATTAAAAACTGCGTTGCATCTGTTACGTAATGTTAAAGGGATTAACATTACTGAGTTTACCAATGCTGATGTTGTTCGACATCCTCTGGTACAGCGGATTTTGGAACAATACGAGAAAGCTGAGGCGAAAAAATAG
- a CDS encoding KH domain-containing protein, producing MAKNVDVQSLLVTLTEAIVSTPEAVAIRQMPTAEEDVLLFTILVDKEDIGRVIGKSGRMASSIRTLAVAAGRQIDKKVKIQIEEFDE from the coding sequence ATGGCTAAAAACGTAGATGTACAAAGTTTACTAGTTACCTTGACGGAAGCAATTGTTTCAACTCCTGAAGCTGTTGCTATTCGTCAAATGCCTACCGCAGAAGAAGATGTCTTGTTGTTTACAATTCTTGTTGATAAAGAAGATATTGGACGAGTTATCGGAAAAAGCGGACGTATGGCTAGCAGTATCCGTACTCTTGCGGTTGCCGCCGGACGACAAATCGATAAAAAAGTTAAAATTCAGATTGAAGAATTTGACGAATAA
- the rpsP gene encoding 30S ribosomal protein S16 has product MAVKLRLKRMGAKKAPFYRIVAADSRSPRDGRIIESIGTYNPLTVPAAININEELALKWLANGAQPTDTVRDMLSDAGIMKKFHDSKSGK; this is encoded by the coding sequence ATGGCAGTTAAATTGCGTTTAAAACGTATGGGAGCTAAAAAAGCACCTTTTTATCGTATTGTTGCAGCGGATTCACGTTCACCTCGTGATGGACGAATCATTGAAAGTATTGGAACTTATAATCCATTAACCGTTCCAGCAGCTATTAACATCAACGAAGAACTTGCATTAAAATGGCTTGCAAACGGTGCACAACCAACTGACACAGTTCGTGACATGTTGAGTGATGCAGGGATTATGAAAAAATTCCATGATTCAAAATCAGGTAAGTAA
- the ffh gene encoding signal recognition particle protein, translating to MAFDTLSDRLQGAFKNLGRKGKVSPEDVEAALKEVRLALLEADVNYLVVKAFMKTIREKALGEDVLKSLTPAQQVIKVVSDELQHLMGDENVPLNRAAMGATTIMMVGLQGSGKTTLTGKLALYIQKKLDGKPFMIAADVYRPAAIDQLHTLGNQLGVTVYSEGTDKNPVDIVRNGVAKAKSEGYTHILIDTAGRLHIDETLMDELIAIKEVAQPNEIMLVADSMTGQDAVNVAIHFHDDLKVTGATLTKLDGDARGGAALSIRQMTGVPIKFVGTGEKLDGLEVFYPERMAQRILGMGDVMSLIEKAQEEISEDDAEAAARRMFSNDFNLEDYLNQMQQMKKMGSMESILGMLPGMNKQMLAKANVDPKQLTRTEAIIQSMTKKERQKPVIINNSRKHRIANGSGTSIQEVNRLLKQFEQSKKAMKQMGQMMKSGKNPLAGLMGGGKKGGFPF from the coding sequence ATGGCATTTGATACATTAAGCGATCGGCTCCAAGGCGCATTTAAAAACTTGGGGCGAAAAGGAAAAGTAAGTCCTGAAGATGTTGAAGCAGCTTTAAAGGAAGTCCGTTTAGCATTGTTGGAAGCGGATGTTAACTACCTTGTTGTTAAGGCATTCATGAAAACAATTCGTGAAAAAGCTTTGGGTGAAGACGTATTGAAGTCGCTTACTCCGGCACAACAAGTTATTAAAGTGGTAAGCGACGAGTTGCAGCATTTAATGGGTGATGAAAATGTACCATTAAATCGTGCGGCAATGGGTGCTACCACAATTATGATGGTTGGATTACAGGGGAGCGGGAAAACAACGCTTACCGGTAAGTTAGCTCTCTATATTCAAAAGAAACTGGACGGCAAACCATTTATGATTGCGGCCGACGTTTATCGTCCGGCAGCAATCGATCAGCTTCACACCCTAGGAAATCAATTAGGGGTAACTGTTTATTCAGAAGGAACTGATAAGAATCCGGTAGATATTGTGCGTAATGGGGTGGCGAAAGCTAAGAGTGAGGGCTATACGCATATTTTAATTGATACTGCTGGTCGTTTACATATTGATGAGACCTTAATGGATGAGCTTATTGCCATTAAAGAGGTTGCACAGCCAAATGAAATTATGCTGGTAGCTGATAGTATGACGGGTCAAGATGCAGTTAATGTTGCCATTCATTTCCATGATGATTTAAAAGTGACCGGCGCAACGCTCACTAAATTAGATGGTGATGCGCGCGGTGGGGCAGCTTTATCAATTCGTCAGATGACTGGTGTGCCAATTAAGTTTGTTGGTACCGGTGAGAAACTTGATGGCCTTGAAGTGTTCTATCCTGAACGTATGGCACAGCGGATTCTTGGTATGGGCGATGTGATGAGTCTGATTGAAAAAGCTCAAGAAGAAATTTCCGAAGACGATGCCGAAGCGGCAGCGCGTCGGATGTTCTCAAATGACTTCAATCTAGAAGATTATTTGAATCAGATGCAACAAATGAAAAAAATGGGCAGTATGGAAAGTATTCTTGGTATGTTACCGGGTATGAATAAACAAATGCTGGCTAAAGCGAATGTTGATCCGAAACAATTAACCCGTACGGAAGCAATTATTCAGTCGATGACTAAAAAGGAACGGCAAAAACCGGTTATTATCAATAATAGCCGCAAGCACCGTATCGCGAATGGTAGTGGTACCAGCATTCAAGAAGTCAATCGTTTATTAAAACAATTTGAACAATCGAAAAAAGCGATGAAGCAAATGGGACAGATGATGAAATCTGGGAAAAATCCATTAGCCGGTCTTATGGGCGGCGGTAAAAAAGGTGGCTTCCCGTTCTAG
- the ylxM gene encoding YlxM family DNA-binding protein, whose protein sequence is MADLHLLEKKVRLISLYELYQQLFTEKQQAYFEEYYFEDLSLAEIAENHQVSRNAVHDQVKKVEHGLETYEAKLGMLEMAMTYEQLLEKIYAAESLETVKALLDEARIEVEVTIGRD, encoded by the coding sequence GTGGCAGATTTACATTTATTGGAAAAGAAGGTTCGTTTAATTAGCTTGTATGAATTGTATCAGCAATTATTTACCGAGAAACAGCAAGCTTATTTTGAAGAATATTATTTTGAGGATTTAAGTCTGGCTGAAATTGCTGAGAACCATCAGGTTTCTCGTAATGCTGTTCACGACCAAGTTAAAAAGGTAGAACATGGACTGGAAACATATGAAGCAAAGCTTGGTATGCTGGAGATGGCCATGACGTACGAACAATTATTAGAGAAAATTTATGCTGCCGAAAGTCTTGAAACTGTCAAAGCATTGCTAGACGAGGCACGTATTGAAGTAGAAGTAACCATAGGAAGGGATTGA
- the ftsY gene encoding signal recognition particle-docking protein FtsY, whose amino-acid sequence MSFFSKFKNLFKGQEQEEQNLDDAKIIEPATLDAEETLEEPAAPAAQPVPESSPVAAEEVKDAVSAGVSQGSIEQAQDYHQKMSKSRSGILSAFGDLMSRFQTVDEEYFEELEDILIMADVGVTTVTELTDELRREVQRSGVSDPRALNEVIVNKLYDIYNESISGSRELNMQHGQPTVILMIGVNGAGKTTTIGKLAEQFKSQGKKVLLAAGDTFRAGAIDQLAVWAQRANVDIVLGTEGGDPSAVMFDAMQKAKNGNYDVVLCDTAGRLQNKTNLMNELAKIRRIIDREYPGAPHETLLVVDATTGQNGLSQARAFTEVAPISGVVLTKLDGTAKGGIVLAIGKELGIPVKYIGLGEKITDLEPFRIENYLYGLFAEMFE is encoded by the coding sequence ATGAGTTTTTTCTCAAAATTTAAAAACCTGTTTAAAGGTCAAGAACAAGAAGAACAAAATCTGGACGATGCCAAAATAATTGAACCGGCTACTCTTGATGCTGAAGAAACGCTAGAGGAACCGGCTGCGCCCGCGGCGCAACCGGTTCCGGAATCTAGTCCGGTAGCCGCTGAGGAAGTGAAAGATGCTGTTAGTGCCGGGGTTTCCCAAGGTAGCATTGAGCAGGCTCAGGATTATCATCAGAAAATGAGCAAAAGCCGTAGTGGAATTTTATCGGCGTTTGGTGATTTGATGTCACGGTTCCAGACGGTTGATGAGGAATACTTTGAAGAGCTTGAAGATATTTTAATTATGGCTGATGTCGGTGTGACCACGGTAACTGAGCTGACGGATGAATTGCGTCGTGAGGTGCAGCGCAGCGGTGTGAGTGATCCACGGGCATTAAATGAGGTTATTGTTAATAAACTTTATGATATTTATAATGAGAGCATTAGCGGTAGTCGTGAACTAAATATGCAACATGGGCAGCCAACGGTTATTTTAATGATCGGTGTGAATGGTGCTGGTAAGACAACAACAATTGGTAAACTTGCCGAGCAGTTCAAGTCGCAAGGGAAGAAAGTTTTACTTGCAGCAGGTGATACCTTCCGTGCCGGTGCAATTGACCAGTTAGCGGTTTGGGCACAGCGTGCGAATGTTGATATTGTGCTTGGGACCGAAGGTGGCGACCCAAGTGCGGTCATGTTTGATGCGATGCAGAAAGCAAAGAATGGTAATTATGATGTCGTTCTATGTGATACTGCCGGGCGTTTGCAGAATAAAACGAATCTAATGAATGAGTTGGCAAAAATTCGCCGGATTATTGATCGTGAGTATCCCGGAGCACCGCATGAGACTTTACTGGTTGTTGATGCAACAACCGGGCAAAATGGTTTATCACAAGCGCGTGCCTTTACTGAGGTTGCACCAATCAGCGGTGTTGTTCTGACCAAGTTGGATGGTACTGCTAAAGGTGGAATCGTGCTGGCAATCGGCAAAGAATTAGGTATCCCGGTTAAATATATCGGTTTAGGTGAAAAAATCACTGATTTAGAGCCATTCAGAATTGAAAATTATTTGTATGGGCTGTTTGCCGAGATGTTCGAATAA
- a CDS encoding chromosome segregation protein SMC, translating into MFLKRIEAYGFKSFANRTDIEFNAGISAIVGPNGSGKSNVVDAVRWVLGEQSAKTLRGGKMQDVIFKGSETKKPLNFAEVTLVLDNSEKQLPIEFQEVSVSRRLYRNGESEYKINGENVRLQDIAGLFMDSGVGKEAFSIIGQGRIDEILNSKPVERRVIFEEAAGVLKYKTRKEKALRKLESTHENLRRVEDIIGELEYQVEPLRAQAAVAEEYLSKKEQLQAIEIAVLAQEITTSYQALQELKVQAEELTAKDIALATSVVETELSIDEFEQLLVTQDQKINQLQEQLVEATRVLENVQGQKAVLDERARNMQESNKQLETDYQLLMDKKAQIDQVLSTFANQKSNDAQAIETMRATIAAHAAEAGKLNEQVRGIEAQQMQQIRELESTRSRFQTLSDVEASYGHLFHGVKAVLKHAENGRIKGVNGVLVDLIELDARYDVAIEVALASNLQNIVVEDEYVAQNAIQYLKENRLGKATFLPITRIKGNVASAGDLAMLKQQHGFVDVASNLINTDHKYRAIVENLLGTTLVAHSLKDATDISKKVGARFRVVTLEGEVIHRGGSMTGGKVANERTGLLTQKHQIEQLRKNITTMEQSVSQLQEQYSTQKAAEQNAHNQLQDLQLELVRKEEMLNTQTLQTEQLQNQNIQIAEEIGRLEVRLAELKGQQIDIESARTDVDDDNTVQQESRDAIIVAINEQRKLRLEQTGRLEDLRNELRGLQKEQQKAAQELKAIELKQTRLEVEIDTKLTRLGEEYQLSYERACGHTLEQPIEEAVASVTELKRAIDRMGLVNIGAIEEFERVNERFTFLTEQKADLLQAEDNLLEIITEMDQEMESRFYTTFQTIQTHFNETFSELFGGGKALLELSDPDNVLTSGIDIIAQPPGKKLQHLSLLSGGERALTAISLLFALLKTRTVPFCILDEVEAALDDANVSRFANYLRNFSKETQFIVVTHRKGTMEQADILYGVTMQEPGITKMISVRLEEAEKIVE; encoded by the coding sequence ATGTTTTTAAAACGGATAGAAGCATACGGTTTTAAATCATTTGCCAACCGCACGGACATTGAGTTCAATGCGGGTATTTCTGCTATTGTCGGTCCTAACGGCAGCGGGAAAAGCAATGTTGTTGATGCTGTGCGCTGGGTACTCGGGGAGCAGTCGGCTAAGACGCTTCGCGGCGGTAAGATGCAGGATGTTATTTTCAAGGGCAGTGAAACTAAAAAGCCGTTGAATTTTGCTGAAGTGACTTTAGTTTTGGATAACTCGGAGAAGCAGTTGCCAATTGAGTTTCAGGAAGTAAGTGTCAGTCGCCGATTGTATCGGAATGGCGAGAGTGAATATAAAATTAATGGCGAGAATGTCCGGCTGCAAGATATTGCCGGTCTTTTTATGGACAGCGGTGTTGGTAAAGAGGCTTTCAGTATTATTGGTCAAGGTCGGATTGATGAGATTTTAAATAGTAAGCCGGTAGAACGCCGGGTTATTTTTGAAGAAGCTGCAGGCGTTTTGAAATATAAGACTCGAAAAGAAAAAGCTTTGCGTAAATTGGAATCAACACATGAAAATTTACGCCGGGTTGAAGATATTATTGGTGAGCTTGAATATCAAGTTGAGCCTTTGCGTGCACAAGCAGCAGTTGCTGAAGAATATTTAAGCAAGAAAGAGCAGTTGCAGGCGATTGAAATTGCGGTATTAGCACAAGAGATTACAACTTCTTATCAGGCATTGCAAGAATTAAAGGTACAGGCTGAAGAGTTGACTGCCAAGGATATTGCATTAGCTACCAGTGTTGTTGAAACTGAATTGTCAATTGACGAATTTGAACAATTACTAGTGACTCAGGATCAAAAAATTAATCAGTTGCAAGAACAATTGGTTGAAGCAACCCGGGTGTTGGAAAATGTTCAGGGTCAAAAAGCGGTTTTAGATGAACGGGCCCGCAATATGCAAGAAAGCAACAAACAGCTGGAAACTGATTATCAGTTACTGATGGATAAAAAGGCACAAATTGATCAAGTGTTATCAACCTTTGCTAATCAGAAGTCGAATGATGCACAGGCAATTGAAACGATGCGGGCGACGATTGCTGCTCATGCTGCCGAAGCCGGCAAACTAAATGAGCAGGTTCGTGGTATTGAAGCACAGCAAATGCAACAAATTCGTGAACTTGAGTCAACTCGTTCGCGTTTCCAGACTTTAAGTGATGTTGAAGCAAGCTACGGTCATTTGTTTCATGGGGTTAAGGCAGTTTTAAAACATGCTGAAAATGGCCGCATCAAAGGTGTAAACGGTGTATTAGTAGATTTAATTGAACTAGATGCCCGTTATGATGTTGCTATCGAAGTAGCTTTAGCCAGCAATTTACAGAATATTGTTGTTGAGGATGAATACGTTGCTCAAAATGCGATTCAGTATTTGAAAGAGAATCGTTTAGGAAAGGCAACATTTTTACCAATTACCCGAATTAAAGGGAACGTTGCCAGCGCTGGTGATTTAGCGATGTTGAAACAACAACATGGTTTTGTTGATGTTGCCAGCAACCTGATTAATACTGATCATAAATACCGGGCAATCGTTGAGAATTTGCTTGGCACTACATTAGTGGCGCACAGCTTGAAAGATGCGACCGATATTTCCAAAAAAGTTGGCGCCCGGTTCCGGGTAGTTACTTTGGAAGGTGAAGTTATTCACCGTGGCGGTTCAATGACCGGTGGTAAAGTTGCTAATGAAAGAACCGGATTATTGACGCAAAAACATCAGATTGAGCAACTGCGTAAGAATATTACTACAATGGAACAATCAGTCAGCCAATTGCAAGAGCAATATTCAACGCAAAAAGCTGCTGAGCAAAATGCGCATAACCAACTGCAGGACCTACAACTTGAACTTGTGCGTAAAGAAGAAATGCTCAACACGCAAACGCTGCAAACTGAGCAATTACAAAATCAAAACATTCAAATTGCCGAAGAAATCGGTCGCTTAGAAGTTCGGTTGGCGGAGTTGAAAGGTCAGCAAATTGATATAGAATCAGCGCGGACTGATGTTGATGATGATAATACCGTGCAACAAGAATCGCGCGATGCGATTATTGTTGCAATTAATGAACAGCGGAAATTACGTTTAGAGCAAACCGGGCGGTTGGAAGATTTACGTAATGAATTGCGCGGACTGCAAAAAGAACAACAAAAAGCAGCGCAGGAATTGAAAGCAATCGAATTAAAACAAACGCGCTTAGAAGTTGAAATTGATACTAAATTAACCAGACTTGGAGAAGAGTATCAACTGTCGTACGAGCGTGCTTGCGGCCATACGCTTGAACAACCAATTGAGGAAGCAGTTGCAAGTGTAACCGAATTAAAACGGGCAATTGATCGAATGGGACTGGTAAATATTGGTGCCATTGAAGAATTTGAACGAGTTAATGAACGTTTTACTTTCCTGACAGAGCAAAAAGCCGATTTGTTACAAGCAGAAGATAATTTGTTAGAGATTATCACTGAAATGGATCAAGAGATGGAAAGTCGCTTCTATACGACTTTCCAAACCATCCAGACTCATTTCAATGAGACCTTCAGCGAGCTCTTTGGCGGCGGGAAAGCATTGCTTGAATTAAGCGATCCGGATAATGTCTTAACCTCAGGTATTGATATTATCGCTCAGCCACCAGGAAAAAAATTGCAGCATTTATCGCTGCTTTCCGGCGGAGAGCGAGCACTAACTGCAATTTCATTGCTGTTTGCGCTATTAAAAACCCGCACCGTACCATTCTGTATTCTTGATGAAGTTGAGGCGGCACTTGATGATGCTAACGTATCACGCTTTGCCAACTACTTAAGAAACTTTAGCAAAGAAACCCAATTTATTGTTGTTACTCACCGTAAAGGAACAATGGAACAAGCTGATATTCTTTATGGGGTAACAATGCAAGAACCAGGAATTACCAAGATGATTTCAGTACGTTTGGAAGAGGCTGAAAAAATCGTTGAATAA
- a CDS encoding HdeD family acid-resistance protein: MEMEVMGYKHWWLFTLRGILLIILGVVAILNPSEAFMVVLMIVGALLLISGIGISIATIINRKFFPRWGWHLVQGIIDIGFGLILLFVPMESMIVLAYCFGAWTILFALLRFISAFDMRRFGFSAWIWQALLAIVLIIVGILIILNPITSFSLLTILVAIFVIIAGFASIIESVAIKNHQF; this comes from the coding sequence ATGGAAATGGAAGTTATGGGTTATAAACATTGGTGGCTATTTACTTTGCGCGGTATTTTGTTGATTATTTTAGGGGTTGTAGCTATCTTAAATCCTTCAGAAGCCTTTATGGTTGTATTAATGATTGTTGGTGCCTTACTTTTAATTTCCGGAATCGGTATTTCGATTGCAACAATTATTAATCGTAAATTCTTTCCGCGCTGGGGTTGGCATTTAGTTCAAGGTATTATTGATATTGGTTTTGGTTTGATTTTACTATTTGTGCCAATGGAAAGTATGATTGTTTTGGCATATTGTTTTGGTGCCTGGACGATTCTGTTCGCCTTGTTACGGTTTATTAGTGCCTTCGATATGCGTCGCTTTGGTTTTTCAGCTTGGATTTGGCAAGCGTTACTCGCTATCGTGCTGATTATTGTCGGAATATTGATTATTCTTAATCCGATTACCAGCTTTAGTTTGCTGACCATTCTGGTAGCAATCTTCGTCATTATTGCCGGTTTTGCCAGCATCATTGAATCGGTGGCAATTAAGAATCATCAATTTTAA